TAGAGATGAAGAATATAGTATCAATAGCGTTATTGTCCTGTGCATTGCTGACAGGCTGTGGCAATAAATGGCTGGAGACAGCACAGCCAAGCACCTCAACCGAAAGTTCGGTGGCCATTAAATCGGCAAATGAGGCAAGTTACGCATTAAATGGTATTTACAATATTATGCGTGGCTATGAATATTATGGCGCGCGCATGACTTATTATGGAGATGTCACTGGTGAGGATATGCTCGCTAATGGCGATACAAAGCGTGCAGCAGGTTATTATCTTTTTGACTTTAATAAGGATAATACACCATCCTCACTTTGGTATCAACCTTACCGTGTGATCCGTAATGCCAATGGAGTATTGGCCTATGTAAATGGTGTGCCTGCCGACCAAATGACCGATGTGCTCAAGGACATCAAGGGACAGGCATTAACCATGCGTGCAATGGCCCATTTTGACTTGGTTAAAGTATTTGGGGTACCGTACCTGGTAAATCAAGGCGCTTCTTTAGGGGTGCCTATTGAGACGGAGAAGCATGTGTCTACAAGCAAACCGGCTCGAAATACCGTTAAAGAGGTTTATGCACAGATTATTACAGACCTTGAAGGGGCAGATAGCCTATTGAGCACAGCAAGAAATGATGGTAAGCTGAACAGATTTGCTGCAGAGCAAGTATTGGCACGTGCCTACCTGTATACTGGAGAAAATGCAAAGGCCTTTGCTATGGCAACCGCATTGATCAAAAATGCTGAAGCTGCGGCAAGCTCAAAAAAAGGGCAATACCAATTATGGAAAAAACGAAGAGTATGCGACGGTGTGGTCGAAGGACTTTACAAGCGAAATATTGTTTCAGTTGTCTAATACCAAAGTGGAGGCCAGTGACTCAAAAGAGGGGATCGGAAACCTGTTATGGCGTCTGGGCTATAATGACATTATTCTTTCAGACGATTATTTGAATTTGCTGAAAGATGATCCGAATGATGTGCGTCAGAAAGTGATTACCAAATATACCAGTAAGCAGGTCGATTATTACTATTTGAATAAATATCCGGGCAACACGGCGGAGAATGAAAATCCTGAATTTGCTGATATTCCGGTTCTTCGGCTATCGGAAGCATATCTGATTGCGGCTGAGGCAGCGGTGAAATTGGGTGATAATAGCAATGCACTTAATTATTTAAATGCCATTGTCAAGCGTGCTAATCCGGCCAAGTCGGTAAGTGGAACGGTAGACCTGAACCGTGTGATGGAAGAACGTCGTCGTGAGCTCGTTGGTGAAGGTCATCGTTTATTTGACGCAATGCGTAATAATCTACGGATAGAACGTAAAGGTAAAGCGCACGTTTCGCCCTTATTGCGACCTGAGACAAAGTCATTTGACCGAACATACTTCAAAACGCAGATGGCTATTCCGAGAAGGGAAATAGACGTAAATCCAAATATTGTTCAAAATACCGGCTATTAAAATAGTTCACGATGCAAAACAATCGGAAATATAATCTTAAACACCTGTGTACTGATCCAAACTGGATCAGTACACAGTACTTTTTACTTTTTATATTGTTTGGTTTTCAGCAGTTACATGCACAGGCTCAACAGCTGTTGGGGCAACATGATGGCCCTTATTTCTTCTACGAAGCGGGGAATACCAAATCTGTACGCGTAGTTGATGGAAAGATACAAGTCGATAATTTAATTAAAGAGCCTTTCTCGGTGTCCACAGAAGATGGTCAGTATCACTTTGAGGTTTCGCGCCATCCTATCACAGTTCCCAAAGAGGTTTATCGTCCTAGCGACAAGATCATAGTACTTTCCGATCCGCATGGTGACTTTGCCTCTTTTTATGCTATTTTAAAGGCGCAAAAGGTGGTTAATGCGAACTATGAGTGGACTTTTGGAAAGAATCAGCTAGTCGTTATAGGAGATGTGTTTGATCGGGGAAAAGATGTCCTGCCTATTTTTTGGCTGATTTATAAATTGGAACATGAAGCTGTTAAGGCTGGAGGACAGGTTCATTTTTTGCTGGGCAATCATGAGGAAATGTTGATGCGTGGAAATTATAAATATACGCAGGATAAATATAAGGTATTAGCGGATTCCATCGGCAGGAGCTACCGTGATTTTTGGTCATCAGAGACGGAATTGGGACGGTGGCTACAGAGCAAGAATACGATGGAGAAAATAGGTGATTATCTTTTTGTCCATGCGGGGCTGAGTACGGCAATGTTGGATCCAAAATGGACTATTCCTGCAGTCAATGATTCTGTCCGCCGTTATCTGTTCCATACGAAAGAAGAGCGGCAGCAGTCGGAGGCGGCATCATTTCTTTTTGGAAGCGAAGGTCCATTATGGTACCGTGGTATGGTGGTAAAGGAGGAAAAATACCATCCGTTGGGTGAAGAGGATTTGAATAACATGATGAAAATATATGGTGCTAAGCAGATTTTTGTAGGGCATACCATTTTCCCTGAAGTAAGTAGTTTTTATGAAGGGAAAGTGTACGGTGTGAATGTCAATAACGAATCCAACCGACTGAAAGGACGCAGTCGGGGGCTGCTAATGGAGGGAGGTAAAATTAAGGTAATCTACGATGATATTACCAAGAATAAAGTAATAAATTAGATCGCTTAGGCATCGCAGTAATGATAAAAGGCTGGAACTAAATTCCAGCCTTTTATTGTGTTGTCTATACGGGAAAGAAAACATAATTTAGTGATTATCCATCAATTAAAAGGACTGGATGATAGTTTATGGAGAATGCTTAACAAGAAGGATATCCGGTTAGAAATACAAGTCAAAATGAGAATAGCACAGATCTTAGCTAAGCAGAGTGAAACCAAGCTTACAAAAGCTAAAAAACTCGTCGTTCGTGAATTGGAGGAAGTTGAAAGTAAAGGAAATTTTGTGGCTTATGTAGATGAGGGGGGGGAATCTTATGATGTAAATATCCAGTTGGATAAAGATGATATTGTCGGTCATTCATGCGACTGTGGACGCAGGGATACCTATTGTATACATCAAATCGCGATACTCCTGATGCTCTCGACAAATACGGAGAACCCTTTGACCGCGAAAAAAAACGCAAATTCAGCCATTGGGAAGAAGGTGAAAGCGAGTGAACAACTGTTGTTAACCTTAGAACAGGAAGCACTAGCCTCTTGGCTTTTGGAACTTTTCAAATCCAATAAAGATATTGAATTACAGTTTCTGTTGAAATTCGGGAAAAATCAAAAAGAATATCAGTCGGCGGATGTCGATAAAATTTTAAAAGATGCAGTTACCTCGGTGGTGGGTAAACGAAAGAAAATAGAAGCTTCAGAAGTTAAGAAGATTGTGCAGCTATGGGAAAAGGCACTTGAGCCTTTTTGGGAGTATTTAGCGCTGAATATCGGAAACGAAAAAATCATTGATCTGTTTTCAGCAGTATATCAAGCTGTTTTGGACCTTGAATATAAACTTTTCTATACGGGCACGCGTTTTAGAAAGTTTATTGAAACCGGAAACTCGAAAATAGCTGGAATCATCGCTCATGTTGATTCTGACATACAGTGGGCCGCATTGACAAATTCGTATTGGGATAAAATGTGGGCGGAGGATAACGCACAGGGGGGGATGCTGGAGTTGTTTATACAGATCTATGAAAGTTCTTCTATAGAACGGAAACGTTTACTGGCCGACAAAATAGAAGATCTGATCACCTCCCTGTTAGAAGGGCACTATTACATGTCCGTAGCGGTTGATGGCTTCTTTTTAGATGTATTGCTTGAGAATAATATGTTTGACAACAGTGCTGATTATTTTGTACCCCGCCAATGGGAAGCGAAGTATAATTTGAAATTAATAGAAGCAATAAGAGATCATGATCCCAACAAAGCGATTGATTATTGCAACAGGGTGATCGCTGGCAATGTAAATTCAACTTATAATGATCCTTTTTTGGAGATTTTAGAGGACATATACGCGGATAGTGGAGATTTTAGCAAGCTTGCCTCTATTAAAATGGAAAAATTTTCAAGTGCTCCGAATATTGTTGATTACGTTTTTATAATGGATCATTCCAACGATGAGGAGCTCAAGAAGAAATTTAGGACGAGGACATTGAGTATGCTTCGCAATAATATGGGATATGCAGGGTCTGATGAGCTGTATTTCAGGATATTGGAATATGAAAAGAATTATAAAAAAATGCTTGAGGTGATAGATTATCGTGTTCGTCCTTCTGTACTACTGAAATTTTGGAAATATCTTTATGCCCACGATAAGCTAAGATTCTTGCGTGCTATCGCAGCTAATGTACAGATTGATTATCGTACGGATCCATCGGCACTTGAACAACTGATTCTCAAGATAACCGATAATTATGAAAGCGACGTCATTAAGATATTGTTCAAGCCAGACGCGTGGTCGAGCCATCAACGAACTTTTAAGGCAATGGTCTATAGTAGATTAGATAGTTTGAAATAATATTCATTTCTGAACTTTTTAATCAGGCTGAAATTGTTTAGCAATTAAGTCATTTAATTGTCGAAATGCAATAACTTCCCCAAGATTTTTTCCGTGATCGTATGGTTTATTACAGCTCGCGTCTTATACATACATTAGTTACACGCGGACATAGCGGAAATACCTATGAGTTACCAGAAGTTTACTTCATTGGTATTCTTAATTTTGCATTGGATAACATTGATAATGATCGATACTATTATGATGTGGTACTTTGTGATCGTGAGAAAGGTGAACAGTTTTATGATAAGTTAGGCTTTAAACTTCTTTGTTTGCCTAATTTTCGCAAAGAGGAGGTTGAGATAAAAAGTTTTATGGACATGTGGCTTTATCTTTTCAAACATATGTCTAAACTCAATGAAATACCGAAATTTTTGGATAAGCGTGTCTTTGGTCTTATCTTTGACATAGGAGAGGTGTCAAATCTAAATTCAGAAGATATGAAAGCATATGAATTGAGCCTTAAGGATAAAAGAGATGCGGAAAGCATTCGCCTTACAGCGGAACGTATAGGCATGGAAAAAGGCATTAAAAAAGGCATGGAAAAGGGAATAGAAAAAGGTCGGGAAGAGGAACGAGCGAAAGCTGAAGCTGAGAAGAGAATCTCAGCCTTAAAGATGTTGAAGAGCGGTTTTGATTCCAAGGTCATAGCTGATATTATAGGATTGTCAATTGAGGAGATTGAGAAATTGTAATAGCGTGTTTAATCGAATCGCCTCTTCGGTGATATCAATGATAAACAATTAAGGTATTTCTTTCTCTATAGTGCCTATGTAAATACTTTGCTTTTAAGATTAAATAATAAATGCACCGACAATTGCCGCAGGATGCAGATCTTTACTATTGAGCAGGGCATAATCTTCGCGAAATCTTTCATAGTATTCGATATTCATTCCAATAAGTACGGTCTCAGCATCTCGATCGTTCACATCAAATCGTAATTCTTCCAATTCAACAGTTCTAGGATCTGCCTGTAAGCTCAACGGAATTTGGTGTTTGTGGCTACGGACATAGATCTGTTTTTCGAAATTAAATACGACAATCATCAGATTTATCTTCATGAGATTACAGTATTTTGGACGATGAATATCGTTTTGCATGTCAAATTTTGGGAACTTTATGGCAATTTGTTTTTTATCCAACAATTTTATTTCTGGATCAAAATGCATGTAGTCATGCATATGGCATTTGTCGTTGAATTGAAAGTTTACTATCCGATCGATCTTTCCGCCTCGAATCGTCTTTTCACCCAGAGGCGCTCTATTTGGGCGGGTGACTCTTTTCAATTGATTGATCAGGCGATTGTGCATATTGCTATCGTGCAATTTGAGGTGAACTTCAGCCATTATATGTCGTATGCGGGATCCTGCAGTACTCGCATGACCAAAATCTGTAGCAGCTGCTTTTGTGCTCTTCGTTTGTTTTGTTTTACGCCCTGGAGCAGTCTGCACAATAGTTTTTTCATTTGATTTTCGAAAGACAAGGTTTCCAACCAAGCCTTTTAGATTCCCATTTTCCAATATAGCCATGGGTTGAATTTGCAAATTAAAATACTGAAAGCCAAATAATTGTTTATTTTTGGGAGATTTAAAATTGCCTTTGACCAACAATTGTTAAATTCATAATAGCCAGTAAAAGCCTATTATGAAAATTGCATTGATATTTTTATGAGTGACGTAGGCAAGAATCGTTTTCGAAGTTTGTATAGGTGTAAAACTACTGCTTCAATGGAGGTTCGATGCAGCTTCGTATCTGCTTTGATACAGCTTCGTCACCTACTCGAGATAAGTCTGTAGTGAGCGCAACATGTGTCCGTGGTGAGTCCGAGTCAGACTCGGAGATAAGGCGATAGCAAGACTGTCGGAAAACGCTCTTATGTGCTCGTAAGTACGAATAAGGCCCGAAGATGCCTCGAATCATTGTCGAAGGAGATTGAAATAACGTATAGAACACGGACTCTCTGATTAAAAATAATAACGGTAAAACAGTATATAGGCTACCTATTGGATATGAATTTACAATGGAGATTATATAAAAGCAAATATCCTCTTAAAAGGTGATACTACTTATTAACACAACAGATTTTGTTTATCAGTTAATTAACATGTTTATCCACATTTTATAAACCACTTAATAATTGGATATAGTTGTCAATATAGTGTTGTTTGTCCTTTGATTTATATTGTTGGATATAGCGGGGATGATCCAGAATAATCATCTCTCCAAATAGTTTCTCTTCTTTGTTGATTTTTGCGAGGAAGGTAGCATTTTTCTTTCCGAGGACGAAGACTTGATCCGTTTCGAGCCCCATGGCGATATGTTGTTTGAGAGATTCAACCATAAATGGCTTCACCATTTCAAAAAGCTGCTTATCGTCATAGTAGTTTGCATTGATCCAGTTGTTGGGATTTGTCTCACGGACAATTGCCAGTGGAAAAGGTGAATTGATATAAAACTGCTTGTAGAAAATACTTGGTCCTCCATAGGCTTCGATCATATCGTACATAAAAACAGAGGATATTTCATGCGTGTGTGCTGAACGCATTGGTATACCACATGCGCTAGCTAATCTTTTCGTGTCGGTAAAAGGAACACCCGTTACACCTGCGCCATGCCTGCTCGGATTAATGCCGATAATGAATTTTCTTTGTAAGTTATCCTGATAAAATTTTTTGTAAAACTGTTCCATCACAACCAATGTCTCGGGATTATCAAGATAAGGATTAATGACGTTGAACCCTATAGGTAAATTCCCTTGATAATGAAGTTGTTTGTTAAATAAAACTACTTTTTCCGAAAATGTCAACATATCGATTGCGTTTGAGGACAGTATAATTTTTTAAAAAGTTATAAATAAAATAGGGCGCCATTTTGGCGCCCTATTTTTGCTTTATCTAGGCCGCAATTAGTGACCTTGCGTACCGTCTACACCATGTGAATGTCCGTGAGACAATTCTTCTTCAGTAGCAGGACGTACAGTTAAGATTTCGATATCGAAATTTAATGTTTTACCAGCCATTGGGTGGTTTAAATCAGCAACAACAATTTCTGGAGTAACTTCAGCTACCACAGCGCGGAATTGGTTTCCTTGGTTGTCTTGCAAAGGTAATACTTCTCCCACTGGAGGTAATCCTGTTTCTTTGAACATATCTACTGGCAACTGTGCGAATGCTCTTTCGTCTTTTTGACCGTAAGCATCATCAGGTGCCAATTCAAATGAAATTTTATCACCAATGTTTAAATCTGCGATGTTTTCTTCAAATTTAGGCAACATCATACCTACACCATATAAGAAATCTAAAGGTTGTTCTGCAGTTGTTTCTTCAACGAAAACTTTTTCACCGTTTTCTACTGTGTGAAGTCTGTACGTCAATGCTACGACGTCGTTTGCTTTTATAGCCATCTGATTTTGATTTTTGGAAGCCGAGGCTACCGTTTATTAAATATAATTTATTAACGCTTTTATTGAATCCTGAGGCAGACTGCAGGTCCTATTTTTACAAAGATAAGCTTTTGTCTCCTTTCCGACCCTATGTTTTAGAAGTGGAAGATTTTCTTCTGTACCGCCAAGAACAATTTTATTTGGAATATAATATTGATCGAGCTCATGTTTAAAAGCCATCGCTTTATTGCCCGTCAATGCAATTTCATTGATTCCATACCTTTCTTCTAGCAATAATATTGCCCAATTTGAATAGGCCGAACCATAAGTCTTGATTTGAGGGAATACATTCGCTAACAATTGGTCTGATATGGCGATATAATTTTCATCATCAAATAGCAGACCTAGACGTTTGAGTTGTCTGGTCATGGTCGATGAAGAAGAGGGGATTACGTTATCCATAATTTCGCTTTTTCGCGCGATGAGTCGCTCCGCTTCCGACGATGTATAATAAAAAGTTTTTTGCGATCCATCGTAAAATAAGGCAATAGCTTTGTCAGCAAGCTGTCTTGCTTTCGTTAACCAATTGAAGTCAAATGTAGCCTCATACAATACTATGAACGCTTCAACCGTGAATGCATAATCATCGAGGAAGCCTGCAATCGTTCTATTTTTATCTTTTGGCTGATGCAATAATTGCCCATTGTTTTGGATAAGTTCATTACATATAAATTGTGCATTATTTAAAGCTAGTTCCAGAAAATGTATGTTGTCCAGACTGGTATAGGCATCTATGAGTCCTTTTAAGAATAAGGCATTCCAAGAAGTCAATTGTTTATGGTCCAGTCCCGGGCGTACTCTTTTTTCGCGGAAGTCGTATAATTTTTTCTTTGAATCTTTTAGAAACTCTGCCCATTCGTCAGCTGTCATATTGACCTTTGCAGCTAACTGGTCTGCATTTATGGCGCAAATAGGAATATTCGTTTGCTCTTCCTCCCAGTTGCCCGATTCTGTAATATTAAAGTATTGACTAAATAAGCCAGCGTCATTGCCCAGTACTTCATCGAATTCGGCTTTTGAAAAGGAATAGTATTTTCCTTCAATACCTTCACTGTCGGCATCAAGAGCGCTGTAGAAACCATGATTGGGGGCAAGCATTTCCCGTTCGGCCCAAGCAATCGTTTCTTCGATAATTCGTTTATAGAATGGATCCTTATTTTGTTGATAAGCTTCGGCATAAAGCGAAAGTAGCTGGCCGTTGTCATACAGCATTTTTTCAAAATGAGGGATATGCCAATAGTGGTCTACTGAATAGCGGGCAAAACCACCACCAATCTGGTCGTATATACCGCCAGATCCGATTTTTTTCAATGTAAAATGCACATGGTTCAAGATCTCTTCATCATCGGCAAGTACTCCATATTTTAGAAAAAACAACCAATTGTTTGGTAGAGGAAATTTTGGAGCTCTTTGATAACCGCCTTCTTTTCTATCGAAAGTTTCGGTCCATGGTGTTACAATTTCACGTAAGTCTTCACTAGTATACTGTTCGGGAATGGAGTGGATAGGTAGTTTTTCAGCCCGTTGAATACCGTTGTTTAACTTTTCGGCATATTCCAATGCGACTTCGGGCTTCTCTTCCCACATTTGAGCAATTTGTAACAAGATGTTCTGCCAGTCGTGCGGTTTAAAATAGGTGCCGCCATAAATCGGGCGACCATCTGGTAAACAGATACAGTTCAAAGGCCATCCGCCCCCATTCGTCATCAATTGGACAGCTAACATATAAACTTGGTCAATGTCGGGGCGTTCCTCACGATCGATTTTGATCGAGACAAAGAATTTATTCATGGTCTGGGCGATGGCAGAATTTTCAAAACTTTCGCGCTCCATCACATGACACCAATGGCAAGCGGAGTAGCCAATGCTTACGATAATCAGTTTATTTTCGTCTTTTGCTTTATTTAAAGCTTCCGGCCCCCAAGGCATCCAATCTACCGGATTGTGTGCATGCTGTTTGAGGTACGGTGAATTTTCAAATTGCAATTGATTCGCCATAAGACGAAGGTAGTGAAAATGGAGGAAAGATTTTGTTGTAGCATAGCTTTCTGTTTCTTCGTTTAGGAATAGATATTCAGAAAAAGAAATCTGATTGTTATTTGGCGTGTTGTCTTGGAGAATGCCTTGTTTTCCCAAGAGAAGAACTTTATTTTTTCATTTCAATAAGAACAGGTTAATTTGATGAAATTCATTACTTTTACATGCGATTATTATTAGCTTTACCGAAGTCCTATGTCAAACGAGGTTGACCTGCTTAAAAAGATAGTTCATAAAGACAGAGATGCTTTTGAAACTATTTATAAAGCCCATTTCCGTAAATTGTATACATTGTCTTTTCGGTACGTGAGAGATGAAGCGATCGCCGAAGAGTTGACAAACGATGTGTTTATGATGTTATGGGAAAATGCGGGCAGGCTAGCTATTAATCAATCATTGGGAGCTTATCTGTCACGCAGTGTCATCAATCTCTCCCTTACTCACCTCAAAAAGAATCAGCGCCTGCTGGATAGAAATAATGATTATATCAAGGATCTGGATCTGACAGACGATGAAGATCAAGCCGATTTCGCTGCGCTATACGAATCTAAACTGCTGATGATCGAAAGTATACTGGAGAGTCTACCTCCTCAGTGTAGAAAAATTGTTCTGATGAGTAAGTATGATAAAATGAAGCAGCAGGAAATTGCCGATCAATTGGGGATTTCCATTAAAACCGTTAAAAATCATTTGACCATTGCCTATGATAAAATTCGGGTCGCCTTGGCCAAACAAAGAACGTACCTGTTGCTCTTAATTGGCTTTTTATTTTTTTCATTAGGACTTTTTGTTCAGTTTATTATCTTATAGATATGGAAGAAAACAATACTTCAAGATTTATTCCTTATGATCTGATCCAGAAAGAATTGGATGGGGTTATTTCCGCAGAGGAAAGGCTGTTGCTTGAACGTTGGCTTTCTGAGGATCTGGAGAATCGTAAGCTATATGATGAAGTCAGCATGATATCCAGTGACCTTATAGTGTTGGAGCAGTATAAAAAAGTGGATGCCAATAATCAATGGGAAAGATTTAAACAACAGTTGGATAAAAAGACCACAGATAAAGAGGAACAAAAACTTACTCCTATAAAAACGATCTGGAACCCCTGGGTGAAACTCGTTGCAGCGGCAGTGTTGCTATTGATTGGGTTTGCTAGCTACCTGAACTTCGATCGCTGGATGGGCTATGAGGTCAGATTATATGGGTCAGCTGCAGAGGAGCCTATTATATTGCCCGATAGTTCGGTCATGATACTACATGCTGGTGCTGAAGCTGTATTCAATAAGCGTACGTTCGACCAGCAACGTTTTGTTGAACTAAAAAAAGGAAAAGCATTTTTTGATGTGAAGCATGGGAGGACATCTCCCTTTGTGGTCGACCTAGCCAATAATTATGTACGCGATATAGGGACTTCCTTTGAAATCAATTTGATCGCCGAAGATGTAGAGGTCCTGGTGACAGAGGGTGTTGTGGCTTTGAGTGGCGGAAAAGGGCCTGCAGCAAAAGAACTGATTCTGCAAAAGAATGAAAAGGGATTTTTTAAACGTGAGACAGCATCTCTGTCAAAGATTGACCTTGGCCCTCTGGACAATGATCATAAAGTAGCGCAAAAACTCAGCTATTCCAATGAACGCTTAGATAATATCTGTTTGGATCTTGAAAAGCGCTTTCAATCGAATATCGTTGTGGTCGGTGAGGAGCTGAAAGCACGGAAGCTGAGTATGTATTTCGATGGGCAATCGCTTAATGAAATTGTG
The genomic region above belongs to Sphingobacterium zeae and contains:
- a CDS encoding RagB/SusD family nutrient uptake outer membrane protein, with the protein product MKGILKYDHDNHPIGMMGKNKIEMKNIVSIALLSCALLTGCGNKWLETAQPSTSTESSVAIKSANEASYALNGIYNIMRGYEYYGARMTYYGDVTGEDMLANGDTKRAAGYYLFDFNKDNTPSSLWYQPYRVIRNANGVLAYVNGVPADQMTDVLKDIKGQALTMRAMAHFDLVKVFGVPYLVNQGASLGVPIETEKHVSTSKPARNTVKEVYAQIITDLEGADSLLSTARNDGKLNRFAAEQVLARAYLYTGENAKAFAMATALIKNAEAAASSKKGQYQLWKKRRVCDGVVEGLYKRNIVSVV
- a CDS encoding RagB/SusD family nutrient uptake outer membrane protein; the protein is MSNTKVEASDSKEGIGNLLWRLGYNDIILSDDYLNLLKDDPNDVRQKVITKYTSKQVDYYYLNKYPGNTAENENPEFADIPVLRLSEAYLIAAEAAVKLGDNSNALNYLNAIVKRANPAKSVSGTVDLNRVMEERRRELVGEGHRLFDAMRNNLRIERKGKAHVSPLLRPETKSFDRTYFKTQMAIPRREIDVNPNIVQNTGY
- a CDS encoding metallophosphoesterase; protein product: MQNNRKYNLKHLCTDPNWISTQYFLLFILFGFQQLHAQAQQLLGQHDGPYFFYEAGNTKSVRVVDGKIQVDNLIKEPFSVSTEDGQYHFEVSRHPITVPKEVYRPSDKIIVLSDPHGDFASFYAILKAQKVVNANYEWTFGKNQLVVIGDVFDRGKDVLPIFWLIYKLEHEAVKAGGQVHFLLGNHEEMLMRGNYKYTQDKYKVLADSIGRSYRDFWSSETELGRWLQSKNTMEKIGDYLFVHAGLSTAMLDPKWTIPAVNDSVRRYLFHTKEERQQSEAASFLFGSEGPLWYRGMVVKEEKYHPLGEEDLNNMMKIYGAKQIFVGHTIFPEVSSFYEGKVYGVNVNNESNRLKGRSRGLLMEGGKIKVIYDDITKNKVIN
- a CDS encoding SWIM zinc finger family protein, which gives rise to MRIAQILAKQSETKLTKAKKLVVRELEEVESKGNFVAYVDEGGESYDVNIQLDKDDIVGHSCDCGRRDTYCIHQIAILLMLSTNTENPLTAKKNANSAIGKKVKASEQLLLTLEQEALASWLLELFKSNKDIELQFLLKFGKNQKEYQSADVDKILKDAVTSVVGKRKKIEASEVKKIVQLWEKALEPFWEYLALNIGNEKIIDLFSAVYQAVLDLEYKLFYTGTRFRKFIETGNSKIAGIIAHVDSDIQWAALTNSYWDKMWAEDNAQGGMLELFIQIYESSSIERKRLLADKIEDLITSLLEGHYYMSVAVDGFFLDVLLENNMFDNSADYFVPRQWEAKYNLKLIEAIRDHDPNKAIDYCNRVIAGNVNSTYNDPFLEILEDIYADSGDFSKLASIKMEKFSSAPNIVDYVFIMDHSNDEELKKKFRTRTLSMLRNNMGYAGSDELYFRILEYEKNYKKMLEVIDYRVRPSVLLKFWKYLYAHDKLRFLRAIAANVQIDYRTDPSALEQLILKITDNYESDVIKILFKPDAWSSHQRTFKAMVYSRLDSLK
- a CDS encoding SMUG2 DNA glycosylase family protein, whose protein sequence is MLTFSEKVVLFNKQLHYQGNLPIGFNVINPYLDNPETLVVMEQFYKKFYQDNLQRKFIIGINPSRHGAGVTGVPFTDTKRLASACGIPMRSAHTHEISSVFMYDMIEAYGGPSIFYKQFYINSPFPLAIVRETNPNNWINANYYDDKQLFEMVKPFMVESLKQHIAMGLETDQVFVLGKKNATFLAKINKEEKLFGEMIILDHPRYIQQYKSKDKQHYIDNYIQLLSGL
- a CDS encoding FKBP-type peptidyl-prolyl cis-trans isomerase, yielding MAIKANDVVALTYRLHTVENGEKVFVEETTAEQPLDFLYGVGMMLPKFEENIADLNIGDKISFELAPDDAYGQKDERAFAQLPVDMFKETGLPPVGEVLPLQDNQGNQFRAVVAEVTPEIVVADLNHPMAGKTLNFDIEILTVRPATEEELSHGHSHGVDGTQGH
- a CDS encoding thioredoxin domain-containing protein; translation: MANQLQFENSPYLKQHAHNPVDWMPWGPEALNKAKDENKLIIVSIGYSACHWCHVMERESFENSAIAQTMNKFFVSIKIDREERPDIDQVYMLAVQLMTNGGGWPLNCICLPDGRPIYGGTYFKPHDWQNILLQIAQMWEEKPEVALEYAEKLNNGIQRAEKLPIHSIPEQYTSEDLREIVTPWTETFDRKEGGYQRAPKFPLPNNWLFFLKYGVLADDEEILNHVHFTLKKIGSGGIYDQIGGGFARYSVDHYWHIPHFEKMLYDNGQLLSLYAEAYQQNKDPFYKRIIEETIAWAEREMLAPNHGFYSALDADSEGIEGKYYSFSKAEFDEVLGNDAGLFSQYFNITESGNWEEEQTNIPICAINADQLAAKVNMTADEWAEFLKDSKKKLYDFREKRVRPGLDHKQLTSWNALFLKGLIDAYTSLDNIHFLELALNNAQFICNELIQNNGQLLHQPKDKNRTIAGFLDDYAFTVEAFIVLYEATFDFNWLTKARQLADKAIALFYDGSQKTFYYTSSEAERLIARKSEIMDNVIPSSSSTMTRQLKRLGLLFDDENYIAISDQLLANVFPQIKTYGSAYSNWAILLLEERYGINEIALTGNKAMAFKHELDQYYIPNKIVLGGTEENLPLLKHRVGKETKAYLCKNRTCSLPQDSIKALINYI
- a CDS encoding RNA polymerase sigma factor; the encoded protein is MSNEVDLLKKIVHKDRDAFETIYKAHFRKLYTLSFRYVRDEAIAEELTNDVFMMLWENAGRLAINQSLGAYLSRSVINLSLTHLKKNQRLLDRNNDYIKDLDLTDDEDQADFAALYESKLLMIESILESLPPQCRKIVLMSKYDKMKQQEIADQLGISIKTVKNHLTIAYDKIRVALAKQRTYLLLLIGFLFFSLGLFVQFIIL
- a CDS encoding FecR family protein, encoding MEENNTSRFIPYDLIQKELDGVISAEERLLLERWLSEDLENRKLYDEVSMISSDLIVLEQYKKVDANNQWERFKQQLDKKTTDKEEQKLTPIKTIWNPWVKLVAAAVLLLIGFASYLNFDRWMGYEVRLYGSAAEEPIILPDSSVMILHAGAEAVFNKRTFDQQRFVELKKGKAFFDVKHGRTSPFVVDLANNYVRDIGTSFEINLIAEDVEVLVTEGVVALSGGKGPAAKELILQKNEKGFFKRETASLSKIDLGPLDNDHKVAQKLSYSNERLDNICLDLEKRFQSNIVVVGEELKARKLSMYFDGQSLNEIVQILSKTLNVKWKASKKGYSIYE